The proteins below come from a single Columba livia isolate bColLiv1 breed racing homer chromosome 28, bColLiv1.pat.W.v2, whole genome shotgun sequence genomic window:
- the BGLAP gene encoding osteocalcin isoform X2, translating into MAAQLPVSPTSPRWPRVENKPPGFWQETVPVWQPPCWEPPVRTGTDHTAHGEHSEQSHQCPKSHPTHGLDPLEKPPLARGCISLPTDSGRLRGNRVHPKPQLLPVLVAPGPGGCAGNSPGVATGPSSPVAGEPYKGAGGPGGCAEHGAGGGNMKPLVLLTLLALLTLGLCRRAPDGSVSAADSPSSEAFISRRASAAVVRRPKRNYVYGSSVYGAVRDPLEAKREVCELNPDCDELADHIGFQEAYRRFYGPV; encoded by the exons atggcagcacagcttccagtgtcacccacAAGTCCCCGTTGGCCTCGTGTGGAAAATAAACCCCCCGGGTTTTGGCAGGAAACTGTCCCAGTGTGGCAGCCACCCTGCTGGGAGCCACCAGTACGCACTGGGACAGACCACACAGCACATGGGGAGCACAGTGAGCAGTCCCACCAGTGCCCCAAATCCCACCCCACTCATGGACTGGACCCACTGGAAAAACCTCCGCTGGCCCGGGGCTGCATTTCCCTCCCCACGGACTCTGGGCGGTTGCGGGGGAACCGAGTTCACCCCAAACCAcaattgctgcctgtgctggtggCTCCCGGCCCCGGCGGATGTGCTGGAAATAGCCCTGGCGTGGCCACCGGCCCCTCCTCACCGGTGGCCGGGGAGCCCTATAAAGGCGCTGGGGGACCTGGGGGCTGCGCTGAACACGGCGCTGGTGGCGGCAACATGAAGCCCCTGGTCCTGCTGACCCTCCTGGCCCTGCTCACCCTCGGGCTCTGCCGCAGAG CTCCTGACGGCTCCGTCAGCGCCGCCGACTCGCCCAGCTCGGAAG CCTTCATCTCCAGACGCGCCAGCGCCGCTGTGGTGCGGAGACCCAAGAGGAATTACGTCTATGGCAG cagcgTGTACGGGGCCGTGCGGGACCCGCTGGAGGCCAAGCGCGAGGTTTGCGAGCTCAACCCCGACTGCGACGAGCTGGCCGACCACATCGGCTTCCAGGAGGCGTATCGGCGCTTCTACGGCCCCGTCTGa
- the SEMA4A gene encoding semaphorin-4A isoform X3 — MPAAALCLLCGVVMPAAMICAEPLPRITFPSGDPRRTLTHFSQDNVSHYDILLLHESEEELYVGARDRVLSLAVGTVGSIRAKASIMWGPTAEKTSECAFKKKSQETECFNFIRVLVALNETHLYVCGTYAFSPACTYIHLENFTLVSSSRGQPFLDGKGQCPFDPQHTHTALLVDGELYAGTMNNFQGNEPIISRSLGSRTLLKTDAFLRWLSADAAFVASFSIPGDDKVYFFFEETADEFDFFERLLVPRVARVCKSDVGGDKVLQKKWTTFLKAQLVCSQPGHFPFNVIHHAFALPRRGGGADFYAVFTSQWQVGRVGSAAVCAYSQEDLQEVFEGKYKELNKESSRWTVYSGSNMSPRPGSCYMGPSSDRALTFMKDHFLMDGKVSPTQGRPLLVKTGVTYTRIAVDETRGVSGVTYRVMFLATTEGFLHKAVELPGGPHIVESIQLFGTPEPVKNLLLAPGKGVLYVGYSSGVLQVPLANCSQHRSCAECVLARDPYCAWHGAGGSCQSPGSATDTSTWLQDIETGSPASTCHRGRSVAMPRARGPQEDLAAERLSPPLNAVVRLLCPQPSALATYSWQQPGGRGDRGDTTLLPNHTLVIIMQRGTTGTYKCQATENGYTWTVAHYQLHEPGGAAPQSDRLAEEGLTWGSPNPSASYWPQFVTVTVLLAVTLTAAACLGLLAYRDQLKARSKVQGCSAPHGPPTPTQRREKVPLNGGTAEPAAPGITTEEEEEEESSHACCLQLDGDIDAANRLRVPGGDMA; from the exons atGCCCGCAGCcgccctctgcctgctctgcggCGTGGTGATGCCGGCTGCCATGATCTGTGCCGAACCCCTGCCCCGCATCACCTTCCCCAGCG GGGACCCTCGCCGGACCTTGACCCACTTCAGCCAGGACAACGTGTCCCACTACGACATCCTTCTCCTGCACGAGAGCGAGGAGGAGCTGTACGTGGGGGCGCGGGACCGGGTGCTGTCCCTCGCCGTCGGCACCGTGGGCAGCATCCGCGCCAAAGCCTCG ATAATGTGGGGACCCACAGCGGAGAAAACCTCCGAGTGTGCTTTTAAGAAGAAGAGCCAGGAG ACCGAATGCTTCAACTTCATCCGCGTCCTCGTGGCGCTGAACGAGACCCACCTCTACGTCTGCGGGACTTACGCCTTCAGCCCCGCGTGCACCTACATC CACCTGGAGAACTTCACGCTGGTGTCCAGCAGCAGGGGACAACCTTTCCTGGACGGGAAGGGCCAGTGCCCCTTCGACCCCCAGCACACCCACACGGCCCTGCTGGTGG ACGGCGAGCTCTACGCCGGCACCATGAACAACTTCCAAGGCAACGAGCCCATCATCTCCCGCTCGCTGGGCAGCCGCACTCTGCTCAAGACGGACGCCTTCCTGCGCTGGCTCTCGG CCGACGCCGCCTTCGTGGCCTCCTTCAGCATCCCCGGCGATGACAAGGTCTACTTCTTCTTCGAGGAGACAGCCGATGAGTTTGATTTCTTCGAGCGTCTCCTGGTGCCACGGGTGGCCCGTGTCTGCAAG AGCGACGTCGGGGGGGACAAAGTGCTGCAGAAGAAGTGGACGACGTTCCTGAAGGCGCAGCTGGTGTGCTCGCAGCCCGGCCACTTCCCCTTCAACGTCATCCATCACGCCTTCGCCCTGCCCCGCCGCGGCGGCGGTGCCGACTTCTACGCCGTCTTCACCTCGCAGTG GCAGGTGGGCAGGGTGGGCAGCGCCGCCGTCTGCGCCTACAGCCAGGAGGATCTGCAGGAGGTGTTCGAGGGCAAGTACAAGGAGCTGAACAAGGAGAGCTCCCGCTGGACTGTCTACAGTGGCTCCAACATGAGTCCCCGGCCCGGCAGC TGTTACATGGGTCCCTCCTCCGACAGAGCCCTCACCTTCATGAAGGATCATTTCCTGATGGACGGGAAGGTGTCACCCACCCAGGGACGGCCACTGCTGGTGAAGACGGGCGTCACCTACACGCGCATCGCGGTGGACGAGACCCGTGGTGTCTCAGGGGTCACCTATCGCGTCATGTTCCTGGCCACGA CGGAGGGTTTCCTGCACAAAGCCGTGGAGCTGCCTGGGGGTCCCCACATTGTGGAGAGCATCCAGCTCTTCGGGACACCGGAGCCGGTGAAGAACCTGCTGCTGGCCCCAGGGAAG GGCGTCCTCTACGTGGGCTACTCCAGCGGTGTCCTGCAAGTCCCTCTGGCCAACTGCAGCCAGCACCGGAGCTGTGCCGAGTGCGTGCTGGCCCGGGACCCGTACTGCGCCTGGCACGGCGCTGGGGGCTCCTGCCAGTCCCCCGGCTCCGCCACCGACAC GAGCACGTGGCTGCAGGACATTGAGACAGGGAGCCCGGCCAGCACTTGCCACCGCGGGAGGAGCGTGGCCATGCCCCGGGCCCGCGGGCCACAAGAGGATCTCGCTGCAGAGA GGCTCAGCCCCCCGCTGAACGCCGTCGTCCGCCTGCTGTGCCCCCAGCCCTCCGCCCTGGCCACCTACAGCTGGCAGCAGCCCGGTGGCCGAGGGGACCGGGGGGACACCACGCTGCTGCCCAACCACACGTTGGTGATCATCATGCAGCGGGGAACCACCGGCACCTACAAGTGCCAGGCCACCGAGAACGGCTACACGTGGACTGTGGCTCATTACCAGCTGCATGAGCCTGGGGGGGCAGCCCCCCAGTCGGACCGGCTGGCTGAGGAGGGGTTAACCTGGGGGTCCCCAAACCCCAGCGCGTCTTACTGGCCCCAGTTTGTCACCGTCACCGTGCTGCTGGCCGTGACACTGACCGCCGCAGCCTGCCTGGGTCTCCTTGCCTACCGGGACCAGCTCAAAGCCAGGAGCAAGGTGCAGGGGTGCAGCGCACCCCACGgccccccaaccccaacccaGCGCCGCGAGAAGGTGCCCCTCAACGGGGGCACCGCGGAGCCCGCGGCGCCCGGGATCACcaccgaggaggaggaggaggaggaaagctCCCATGCTTGCTGCCTCCAGCTCGACGGGGACATCGATGCTGCCAACAGGCTCCGCGTCCCGGGGGGGGACATGGCGTGA
- the PMF1 gene encoding LOW QUALITY PROTEIN: polyamine-modulated factor 1 (The sequence of the model RefSeq protein was modified relative to this genomic sequence to represent the inferred CDS: deleted 1 base in 1 codon), with product MAEARSGAEEGQGGSSGSPAPGTSGRAQLFTTVVDTFLEKLVAAGSYQRFADCYHCFYKLQPLMTRSIYEQFVSQLQAYIKEEIQEVKEEGNLEQLLNSLDKIVQETENRDEPAWRPSGIPEDDVRSAVVPYLLKHRSYLRKVLRQKEEENGRVAESVLAGRERIAELQRLIQARKHAWQAISKEQRELIRTFTEPQ from the exons ATGGCGGAGGCGCGGAGCGGCGCTGAGGAAGGACAGGGCGGCTCCTCCGGTTCCCCCGCACCGGGGACATCGGGCCGTGCCCAGCTCTTCACCACCGTGGTGGACACGTTCCTGGAGAAACTCGTGGCAGCCGGGAG ttACCAGAGGTTTGCAGACTGCTACCACTGCTTCTACAAGCTGCAGCCCCTGATGACGAGGAGCATTTACGAA CAGTTCGTATCCCAGCTGCAGGCGTACATCAAG gAGGAGATTCAGGAGGTAAAGGAGGAAGGGAACCTGGAGCAGCTCCTGAATTCACTGGATAAGATTGTGCAGGAGACAGAGAACCGGGACGAGCCTGCGTG GCGGCCCAGCGGGATCCCCGAGGACGACGTTCGCAGCGCCGTGGTGCCGTACCTGCTGAAACACCGCTCCTACCTGCGCAAGGTCCTGaggcagaaggaggaggagaacggCAGAGTGGCGGAATCCGTGCTGGCGGGGAGGGAGAGAATCGCGGAGCTGCAGCGGCTGATCCAGGCTCGCAAGCACGCCTGGCAG gcAATTAGCAAAGAGCAACGAGAGCTCATCAGGACGTTCACAGAGCCCCAGTGA
- the SEMA4A gene encoding semaphorin-4A isoform X1: protein MLVPPGRPGRPPAGAATGTVLRPSRGAPAPPPAMPAAALCLLCGVVMPAAMICAEPLPRITFPSGDPRRTLTHFSQDNVSHYDILLLHESEEELYVGARDRVLSLAVGTVGSIRAKASIMWGPTAEKTSECAFKKKSQETECFNFIRVLVALNETHLYVCGTYAFSPACTYIHLENFTLVSSSRGQPFLDGKGQCPFDPQHTHTALLVDGELYAGTMNNFQGNEPIISRSLGSRTLLKTDAFLRWLSADAAFVASFSIPGDDKVYFFFEETADEFDFFERLLVPRVARVCKSDVGGDKVLQKKWTTFLKAQLVCSQPGHFPFNVIHHAFALPRRGGGADFYAVFTSQWQVGRVGSAAVCAYSQEDLQEVFEGKYKELNKESSRWTVYSGSNMSPRPGSCYMGPSSDRALTFMKDHFLMDGKVSPTQGRPLLVKTGVTYTRIAVDETRGVSGVTYRVMFLATTEGFLHKAVELPGGPHIVESIQLFGTPEPVKNLLLAPGKGVLYVGYSSGVLQVPLANCSQHRSCAECVLARDPYCAWHGAGGSCQSPGSATDTSTWLQDIETGSPASTCHRGRSVAMPRARGPQEDLAAERLSPPLNAVVRLLCPQPSALATYSWQQPGGRGDRGDTTLLPNHTLVIIMQRGTTGTYKCQATENGYTWTVAHYQLHEPGGAAPQSDRLAEEGLTWGSPNPSASYWPQFVTVTVLLAVTLTAAACLGLLAYRDQLKARSKVQGCSAPHGPPTPTQRREKVPLNGGTAEPAAPGITTEEEEEEESSHACCLQLDGDIDAANRLRVPGGDMA, encoded by the exons ATGCTGGTCCCGCCAGgccggcccggccgcccgcccgccggggcCGCCACAG GGACGGTGCTGCGACCCTCGAGGGGGGCacccgcgccgccccccgccatGCCCGCAGCcgccctctgcctgctctgcggCGTGGTGATGCCGGCTGCCATGATCTGTGCCGAACCCCTGCCCCGCATCACCTTCCCCAGCG GGGACCCTCGCCGGACCTTGACCCACTTCAGCCAGGACAACGTGTCCCACTACGACATCCTTCTCCTGCACGAGAGCGAGGAGGAGCTGTACGTGGGGGCGCGGGACCGGGTGCTGTCCCTCGCCGTCGGCACCGTGGGCAGCATCCGCGCCAAAGCCTCG ATAATGTGGGGACCCACAGCGGAGAAAACCTCCGAGTGTGCTTTTAAGAAGAAGAGCCAGGAG ACCGAATGCTTCAACTTCATCCGCGTCCTCGTGGCGCTGAACGAGACCCACCTCTACGTCTGCGGGACTTACGCCTTCAGCCCCGCGTGCACCTACATC CACCTGGAGAACTTCACGCTGGTGTCCAGCAGCAGGGGACAACCTTTCCTGGACGGGAAGGGCCAGTGCCCCTTCGACCCCCAGCACACCCACACGGCCCTGCTGGTGG ACGGCGAGCTCTACGCCGGCACCATGAACAACTTCCAAGGCAACGAGCCCATCATCTCCCGCTCGCTGGGCAGCCGCACTCTGCTCAAGACGGACGCCTTCCTGCGCTGGCTCTCGG CCGACGCCGCCTTCGTGGCCTCCTTCAGCATCCCCGGCGATGACAAGGTCTACTTCTTCTTCGAGGAGACAGCCGATGAGTTTGATTTCTTCGAGCGTCTCCTGGTGCCACGGGTGGCCCGTGTCTGCAAG AGCGACGTCGGGGGGGACAAAGTGCTGCAGAAGAAGTGGACGACGTTCCTGAAGGCGCAGCTGGTGTGCTCGCAGCCCGGCCACTTCCCCTTCAACGTCATCCATCACGCCTTCGCCCTGCCCCGCCGCGGCGGCGGTGCCGACTTCTACGCCGTCTTCACCTCGCAGTG GCAGGTGGGCAGGGTGGGCAGCGCCGCCGTCTGCGCCTACAGCCAGGAGGATCTGCAGGAGGTGTTCGAGGGCAAGTACAAGGAGCTGAACAAGGAGAGCTCCCGCTGGACTGTCTACAGTGGCTCCAACATGAGTCCCCGGCCCGGCAGC TGTTACATGGGTCCCTCCTCCGACAGAGCCCTCACCTTCATGAAGGATCATTTCCTGATGGACGGGAAGGTGTCACCCACCCAGGGACGGCCACTGCTGGTGAAGACGGGCGTCACCTACACGCGCATCGCGGTGGACGAGACCCGTGGTGTCTCAGGGGTCACCTATCGCGTCATGTTCCTGGCCACGA CGGAGGGTTTCCTGCACAAAGCCGTGGAGCTGCCTGGGGGTCCCCACATTGTGGAGAGCATCCAGCTCTTCGGGACACCGGAGCCGGTGAAGAACCTGCTGCTGGCCCCAGGGAAG GGCGTCCTCTACGTGGGCTACTCCAGCGGTGTCCTGCAAGTCCCTCTGGCCAACTGCAGCCAGCACCGGAGCTGTGCCGAGTGCGTGCTGGCCCGGGACCCGTACTGCGCCTGGCACGGCGCTGGGGGCTCCTGCCAGTCCCCCGGCTCCGCCACCGACAC GAGCACGTGGCTGCAGGACATTGAGACAGGGAGCCCGGCCAGCACTTGCCACCGCGGGAGGAGCGTGGCCATGCCCCGGGCCCGCGGGCCACAAGAGGATCTCGCTGCAGAGA GGCTCAGCCCCCCGCTGAACGCCGTCGTCCGCCTGCTGTGCCCCCAGCCCTCCGCCCTGGCCACCTACAGCTGGCAGCAGCCCGGTGGCCGAGGGGACCGGGGGGACACCACGCTGCTGCCCAACCACACGTTGGTGATCATCATGCAGCGGGGAACCACCGGCACCTACAAGTGCCAGGCCACCGAGAACGGCTACACGTGGACTGTGGCTCATTACCAGCTGCATGAGCCTGGGGGGGCAGCCCCCCAGTCGGACCGGCTGGCTGAGGAGGGGTTAACCTGGGGGTCCCCAAACCCCAGCGCGTCTTACTGGCCCCAGTTTGTCACCGTCACCGTGCTGCTGGCCGTGACACTGACCGCCGCAGCCTGCCTGGGTCTCCTTGCCTACCGGGACCAGCTCAAAGCCAGGAGCAAGGTGCAGGGGTGCAGCGCACCCCACGgccccccaaccccaacccaGCGCCGCGAGAAGGTGCCCCTCAACGGGGGCACCGCGGAGCCCGCGGCGCCCGGGATCACcaccgaggaggaggaggaggaggaaagctCCCATGCTTGCTGCCTCCAGCTCGACGGGGACATCGATGCTGCCAACAGGCTCCGCGTCCCGGGGGGGGACATGGCGTGA
- the SEMA4A gene encoding semaphorin-4A isoform X2, whose amino-acid sequence MVAGTVLRPSRGAPAPPPAMPAAALCLLCGVVMPAAMICAEPLPRITFPSGDPRRTLTHFSQDNVSHYDILLLHESEEELYVGARDRVLSLAVGTVGSIRAKASIMWGPTAEKTSECAFKKKSQETECFNFIRVLVALNETHLYVCGTYAFSPACTYIHLENFTLVSSSRGQPFLDGKGQCPFDPQHTHTALLVDGELYAGTMNNFQGNEPIISRSLGSRTLLKTDAFLRWLSADAAFVASFSIPGDDKVYFFFEETADEFDFFERLLVPRVARVCKSDVGGDKVLQKKWTTFLKAQLVCSQPGHFPFNVIHHAFALPRRGGGADFYAVFTSQWQVGRVGSAAVCAYSQEDLQEVFEGKYKELNKESSRWTVYSGSNMSPRPGSCYMGPSSDRALTFMKDHFLMDGKVSPTQGRPLLVKTGVTYTRIAVDETRGVSGVTYRVMFLATTEGFLHKAVELPGGPHIVESIQLFGTPEPVKNLLLAPGKGVLYVGYSSGVLQVPLANCSQHRSCAECVLARDPYCAWHGAGGSCQSPGSATDTSTWLQDIETGSPASTCHRGRSVAMPRARGPQEDLAAERLSPPLNAVVRLLCPQPSALATYSWQQPGGRGDRGDTTLLPNHTLVIIMQRGTTGTYKCQATENGYTWTVAHYQLHEPGGAAPQSDRLAEEGLTWGSPNPSASYWPQFVTVTVLLAVTLTAAACLGLLAYRDQLKARSKVQGCSAPHGPPTPTQRREKVPLNGGTAEPAAPGITTEEEEEEESSHACCLQLDGDIDAANRLRVPGGDMA is encoded by the exons ATGGTGGCAG GGACGGTGCTGCGACCCTCGAGGGGGGCacccgcgccgccccccgccatGCCCGCAGCcgccctctgcctgctctgcggCGTGGTGATGCCGGCTGCCATGATCTGTGCCGAACCCCTGCCCCGCATCACCTTCCCCAGCG GGGACCCTCGCCGGACCTTGACCCACTTCAGCCAGGACAACGTGTCCCACTACGACATCCTTCTCCTGCACGAGAGCGAGGAGGAGCTGTACGTGGGGGCGCGGGACCGGGTGCTGTCCCTCGCCGTCGGCACCGTGGGCAGCATCCGCGCCAAAGCCTCG ATAATGTGGGGACCCACAGCGGAGAAAACCTCCGAGTGTGCTTTTAAGAAGAAGAGCCAGGAG ACCGAATGCTTCAACTTCATCCGCGTCCTCGTGGCGCTGAACGAGACCCACCTCTACGTCTGCGGGACTTACGCCTTCAGCCCCGCGTGCACCTACATC CACCTGGAGAACTTCACGCTGGTGTCCAGCAGCAGGGGACAACCTTTCCTGGACGGGAAGGGCCAGTGCCCCTTCGACCCCCAGCACACCCACACGGCCCTGCTGGTGG ACGGCGAGCTCTACGCCGGCACCATGAACAACTTCCAAGGCAACGAGCCCATCATCTCCCGCTCGCTGGGCAGCCGCACTCTGCTCAAGACGGACGCCTTCCTGCGCTGGCTCTCGG CCGACGCCGCCTTCGTGGCCTCCTTCAGCATCCCCGGCGATGACAAGGTCTACTTCTTCTTCGAGGAGACAGCCGATGAGTTTGATTTCTTCGAGCGTCTCCTGGTGCCACGGGTGGCCCGTGTCTGCAAG AGCGACGTCGGGGGGGACAAAGTGCTGCAGAAGAAGTGGACGACGTTCCTGAAGGCGCAGCTGGTGTGCTCGCAGCCCGGCCACTTCCCCTTCAACGTCATCCATCACGCCTTCGCCCTGCCCCGCCGCGGCGGCGGTGCCGACTTCTACGCCGTCTTCACCTCGCAGTG GCAGGTGGGCAGGGTGGGCAGCGCCGCCGTCTGCGCCTACAGCCAGGAGGATCTGCAGGAGGTGTTCGAGGGCAAGTACAAGGAGCTGAACAAGGAGAGCTCCCGCTGGACTGTCTACAGTGGCTCCAACATGAGTCCCCGGCCCGGCAGC TGTTACATGGGTCCCTCCTCCGACAGAGCCCTCACCTTCATGAAGGATCATTTCCTGATGGACGGGAAGGTGTCACCCACCCAGGGACGGCCACTGCTGGTGAAGACGGGCGTCACCTACACGCGCATCGCGGTGGACGAGACCCGTGGTGTCTCAGGGGTCACCTATCGCGTCATGTTCCTGGCCACGA CGGAGGGTTTCCTGCACAAAGCCGTGGAGCTGCCTGGGGGTCCCCACATTGTGGAGAGCATCCAGCTCTTCGGGACACCGGAGCCGGTGAAGAACCTGCTGCTGGCCCCAGGGAAG GGCGTCCTCTACGTGGGCTACTCCAGCGGTGTCCTGCAAGTCCCTCTGGCCAACTGCAGCCAGCACCGGAGCTGTGCCGAGTGCGTGCTGGCCCGGGACCCGTACTGCGCCTGGCACGGCGCTGGGGGCTCCTGCCAGTCCCCCGGCTCCGCCACCGACAC GAGCACGTGGCTGCAGGACATTGAGACAGGGAGCCCGGCCAGCACTTGCCACCGCGGGAGGAGCGTGGCCATGCCCCGGGCCCGCGGGCCACAAGAGGATCTCGCTGCAGAGA GGCTCAGCCCCCCGCTGAACGCCGTCGTCCGCCTGCTGTGCCCCCAGCCCTCCGCCCTGGCCACCTACAGCTGGCAGCAGCCCGGTGGCCGAGGGGACCGGGGGGACACCACGCTGCTGCCCAACCACACGTTGGTGATCATCATGCAGCGGGGAACCACCGGCACCTACAAGTGCCAGGCCACCGAGAACGGCTACACGTGGACTGTGGCTCATTACCAGCTGCATGAGCCTGGGGGGGCAGCCCCCCAGTCGGACCGGCTGGCTGAGGAGGGGTTAACCTGGGGGTCCCCAAACCCCAGCGCGTCTTACTGGCCCCAGTTTGTCACCGTCACCGTGCTGCTGGCCGTGACACTGACCGCCGCAGCCTGCCTGGGTCTCCTTGCCTACCGGGACCAGCTCAAAGCCAGGAGCAAGGTGCAGGGGTGCAGCGCACCCCACGgccccccaaccccaacccaGCGCCGCGAGAAGGTGCCCCTCAACGGGGGCACCGCGGAGCCCGCGGCGCCCGGGATCACcaccgaggaggaggaggaggaggaaagctCCCATGCTTGCTGCCTCCAGCTCGACGGGGACATCGATGCTGCCAACAGGCTCCGCGTCCCGGGGGGGGACATGGCGTGA
- the BGLAP gene encoding osteocalcin isoform X1 → MAAQLPVSPTSPRWPRVENKPPGFWQETVPVWQPPCWEPPVRTGTDHTAHGEHSEQSHQCPKSHPTHGLDPLEKPPLARGCISLPTDSGRLRGNRVHPKPQLLPVLVAPGPGGCAGNSPGVATGPSSPVAGEPYKGAGGPGGCAEHGAGGGNMKPLVLLTLLALLTLGLCRRAPDGSVSAADSPSSEAFISRRASAAVVRRPKRNYVYGSVYGAVRDPLEAKREVCELNPDCDELADHIGFQEAYRRFYGPV, encoded by the exons atggcagcacagcttccagtgtcacccacAAGTCCCCGTTGGCCTCGTGTGGAAAATAAACCCCCCGGGTTTTGGCAGGAAACTGTCCCAGTGTGGCAGCCACCCTGCTGGGAGCCACCAGTACGCACTGGGACAGACCACACAGCACATGGGGAGCACAGTGAGCAGTCCCACCAGTGCCCCAAATCCCACCCCACTCATGGACTGGACCCACTGGAAAAACCTCCGCTGGCCCGGGGCTGCATTTCCCTCCCCACGGACTCTGGGCGGTTGCGGGGGAACCGAGTTCACCCCAAACCAcaattgctgcctgtgctggtggCTCCCGGCCCCGGCGGATGTGCTGGAAATAGCCCTGGCGTGGCCACCGGCCCCTCCTCACCGGTGGCCGGGGAGCCCTATAAAGGCGCTGGGGGACCTGGGGGCTGCGCTGAACACGGCGCTGGTGGCGGCAACATGAAGCCCCTGGTCCTGCTGACCCTCCTGGCCCTGCTCACCCTCGGGCTCTGCCGCAGAG CTCCTGACGGCTCCGTCAGCGCCGCCGACTCGCCCAGCTCGGAAG CCTTCATCTCCAGACGCGCCAGCGCCGCTGTGGTGCGGAGACCCAAGAGGAATTACGTCTATGGCAG cgTGTACGGGGCCGTGCGGGACCCGCTGGAGGCCAAGCGCGAGGTTTGCGAGCTCAACCCCGACTGCGACGAGCTGGCCGACCACATCGGCTTCCAGGAGGCGTATCGGCGCTTCTACGGCCCCGTCTGa
- the SLC25A44 gene encoding solute carrier family 25 member 44, which produces MEDKRNIPIIEWEHLDKRKFYVFGICMTMMIRVSVYPFTLIRTRLQVQKGKSLYNGTFDAFVKILRTEGATGLYRGFLVNTFTLISGQCYVTTYELTRKYVSRYNNNNAVKSLVAGGSASLVAQSITVPIDVISQHLMMQRKGESMGRFKVQNQDGKRMLVFGQTKDIIVQIFKADGFRGFYRGYVASLLTYIPNSAVWWPFYHFYAEQLSGLTPKDCPHLLLQAISGPLAAATASTLTNPMDVIRARVQVEGKSSIILTFKQLMAEEGPWGLTKGLSARIISATPSTIVIVVGYETLKKLSLRPELVDSRHW; this is translated from the exons ATGGAGGACAAACGCAACATCCCCATCATTGAGTGGGAGCACCTGGACAAACGGAAATTCTACGTGTTTGGGATTTGCATGACTATGATGATCCGGGTGAGCGTTTACCCTTTCACGCTCATCCGGACGCGGTTGCAAGTTCAGAAGGGCAAGAGCCTGTACAACGGGACTTTTGATGCCTTCGTGAAAATCCTGCGGACAGAAGGGGCGACTGGGTTGTACCGGGGCTTTTTGGTCAACACTTTCACCCTCATCTCCGGACAGTGCTATGTGACGACGTACGAGCTCACTCGCAAGTACGTGTCGCgctacaacaacaacaatgcTGTGAAGTCTCTGGTGGCAGGTGGCTCAGCCTCCCTGGTAGCCCAGAGCATCACCGTGCCCATCGACGTCATCTCCCAGCACCTCATGATGCAGAGGAAGGGGGAAAGCATGGGCAGGTTTAAGGTGCAGAACCAAGACGGCAAGCGGATGTTGGTCTTTGGCCAAACCAAGGACATCATTGTACAGATTTTCAAAGCCGATGGCTTTAGAGGCTTCTACAGGGGCTACGTGGCCTCGCTGCTCACCTATATTCCCAACAGCGCGGTCTGGTGGCCCTTCTACCACTTCTATGCTG AGCAGCTTTCTGGTTTGACTCCCAAGGActgtccccatctcctcctgcaAGCCATATCGGGGCCGCTCGCGGCTGCCACGGCGTCCACGCTCACCAACCCCATGGACGTCATCAGGGCGCGGGTGCAG gtGGAAGGCAAGAGCTCCATCATCCTCACCTTCAAACAGCTCATGGCGGAGGAAGGTCCCTGGGGCCTGACCAAAGGCCTCTCTGCCCGGATCATCTCGGCCACTCCTTCCACCATCGTCATCGTGGTGGGGTATGAAACTCTGAAGAAGCTGAGTCTCCGCCCGGAGCTGGTGGATTCGAGACACTGGTAG